From a single Lolium rigidum isolate FL_2022 chromosome 7, APGP_CSIRO_Lrig_0.1, whole genome shotgun sequence genomic region:
- the LOC124678364 gene encoding NADPH-dependent aldehyde reductase-like protein, chloroplastic, which yields MATTATISSPSPAASLPLAGRVAIVTGASRGIGRAIAIHLSSLGASLVLGYASSSELADALAAELPSAVAVRADVSDEAGVRSLFDAVESAFGGAAHILVACAGLAIQTYPSLATTATADFDAVFAVNTRGAFLCLREAANRLRRGGGGRIVAVSSSLAATLLPGYAAYAASKAAVEAMVRVTAKELGPARVTVNCVAPGPVATELFFQGKSEEAVERFRAGHPMGRLGEVDDIVPAVGFLCTDAAEWVNGQVIRVNGGIA from the coding sequence ATGGCAACCACCGCGACGATATCCTCCCCTTCGCCGGCGGCCTCGCTCCCCCTGGCCGGCCGCGTGGCCATCGTCACCGGCGCGTCCCGCGGTATCGGCCGCGCCATCGCGATCCACCTGTCGTCCCTCGGAGCCAGCCTGGTCCTCGGCTACGCCTCCAGCTCCGAGCTGGCGGACGCGCTGGCCGCCGAGCTTCCGAGCGCCGTGGCGGTCAGGGCCGACGTTTCCGACGAGGCCGGCGTCcgttccctcttcgacgccgtcgagTCCGCCTTCGGCGGCGCGGCGCACATCCTGGTGGCCTGTGCGGGCCTCGCCATACAGACCTACCCGTccctggccaccaccgccaccgcggaCTTCGACGCCGTCTTCGCCGTCAACACCCGCGGCGCGTTCCTGTGCCTCCGGGAGGCGGCGAACCggctgcggcgcggcggcgggggccggaTCGTGGCCGTGTCCTCCTCGCTGGCGGCGACGCTCCTGCCCGGCTACGCGGCGTACGCGGCGTCCaaggcggccgtggaggcgatggTGCGGGTCACGGCAAAGGAGCTCGGGCCCGCGCGCGTGACGGTGAACTGCGTGGCGCCGGGGCCGGTGGCGACGGAGCTCTTCTTCCAGGGGAAGAGCGAGGAGGCGGTGGAGAGGTTCAGGGCCGGGCACCCCATGGGGCGGCTCGGAGAGGTCGACGACATAGTGCCGGCGGTCGGGTTTCTCTGCACCGACGCTGCGGAGTGGGTCAACGGTCAGGTCATCCGGGTTAACGGAGGCATTGCTTAG